The following coding sequences lie in one Lysobacter capsici genomic window:
- a CDS encoding DUF6683 family protein — MRRDRGDACGACNTGKQRRGVRVALGAIALALGGAVAAQDYQPQMDGFNSTMQSMQNVAGTAAVNAAIRRSLSQRSGAGTSSTPARRGSPTHGANASTSTASRTTASASAPASAAADLSFRRDPATTERVRAALIAAMAKQSRGVADDFARRSAGADYRQRFARTLPAQGLANDNLADVAAYHVAVNWALVHQAPLPSGARLIALRNQLRGSLAQGSTLPELAPQRRQWVADDFLFRALNLSERIDAFARHPEPDTQAQFARAAREDIRRTLGIDLQNYRFTAQGLVQ, encoded by the coding sequence ATGCGGCGTGATCGTGGCGACGCGTGCGGTGCGTGCAATACCGGCAAACAACGCCGCGGCGTTCGCGTCGCCCTTGGCGCGATCGCGCTGGCGCTCGGCGGCGCAGTTGCGGCGCAGGACTATCAGCCGCAGATGGACGGGTTCAACTCGACCATGCAGTCGATGCAGAACGTCGCCGGCACCGCCGCGGTCAATGCCGCGATCAGGCGTTCGCTGAGTCAGCGATCGGGTGCGGGCACGTCGTCCACGCCAGCCCGGCGCGGGTCGCCAACGCACGGCGCCAACGCGTCGACAAGCACGGCATCCAGGACGACGGCATCGGCCAGTGCGCCCGCGAGCGCCGCCGCCGACCTGTCGTTCCGGCGCGACCCGGCCACCACCGAGCGCGTGCGCGCGGCTTTGATCGCCGCGATGGCCAAGCAAAGCCGTGGCGTCGCCGACGATTTCGCGCGCCGTTCGGCCGGTGCCGACTACCGCCAACGTTTCGCCCGGACGTTACCGGCGCAAGGCTTGGCCAACGACAACCTCGCCGATGTCGCCGCGTACCACGTCGCGGTTAACTGGGCGCTGGTGCATCAAGCCCCGTTGCCGAGCGGCGCGCGCCTGATCGCCTTGCGCAACCAATTGCGCGGCTCGCTGGCGCAGGGCAGCACCCTGCCCGAACTCGCGCCGCAACGGCGGCAATGGGTCGCCGACGATTTCCTGTTCCGGGCCTTGAACCTGTCCGAACGCATCGACGCGTTCGCCCGTCATCCCGAACCCGACACCCAGGCGCAATTCGCGCGCGCGGCGCGCGAGGATATCCGTCGTACGCTCGGCATCGATCTGCAGAACTATCGGTTCACTGCGCAGGGGTTGGTGCAGTAG
- a CDS encoding DUF6053 domain-containing protein codes for MTQSRLAPLLQGGHGGLRALDRVTRIVAIGTKGVGAEAPPTKTVSALAALKPSRSRSGSRSRSCIAYRKERCEPRNAGAT; via the coding sequence ATGACGCAGTCGCGGCTCGCGCCGCTCCTACAGGGAGGCCATGGCGGATTACGCGCGCTTGATCGGGTGACGAGGATCGTCGCGATCGGAACGAAAGGCGTCGGGGCTGAAGCCCCTCCCACAAAAACCGTGTCGGCACTGGCGGCTTTGAAGCCAAGCCGAAGCCGTAGCGGCAGCCGAAGCCGAAGCTGCATTGCCTATCGTAAGGAGCGGTGTGAGCCACGAAACGCCGGCGCGACTTGA